A genomic region of Trichothermofontia sichuanensis B231 contains the following coding sequences:
- a CDS encoding AbrB/MazE/SpoVT family DNA-binding domain-containing protein: MIRTRIIKIGNSQGVRIPKLLLEQSGIQAEVDQAEVEIEVQGNHLTIRAAPHRREGWDDAFATMAKRKDDRLLDEVTPNHWDQVEWDW, translated from the coding sequence AATTGGCAACTCGCAAGGGGTGCGTATTCCTAAACTGCTCTTAGAGCAAAGTGGTATTCAGGCAGAGGTTGATCAGGCAGAGGTTGAAATCGAAGTGCAGGGTAATCATCTGACCATTCGTGCAGCACCACACCGACGCGAGGGATGGGATGACGCATTTGCCACCATGGCTAAGCGCAAGGACGATCGACTGCTCGATGAAGTGACCCCAAATCATTGGGATCAGGTTGAATGGGACTGGTAG